In the genome of Hippoglossus hippoglossus isolate fHipHip1 chromosome 9, fHipHip1.pri, whole genome shotgun sequence, the window TTAATTGTATGGTGAGTGCATAAAATACTAAAGAAATACAGTAgttttgggaaatacactttTTTCCAAGATTTACATGAAAGGCCCGATAACACTCACATGTCTGTAGTAGCCAAGCTTTGTTAGAGACCAGCTGTTTCCgcctgttttaaaatgttaatgttaagcTAACCTGCAGCTGGCTGTACTGTAGCTGAGTGGTATCAGTGGATTATCATATTGGCCAAAGTGAAGACAGTAAAGTAGTGGAGGTTTTTGAGTAGATATTTCAGTGGTCTGGATCTTGTCAGTGTAAATTGTGGTGGATGATGAACCGGCAGTGATGAATGAAGGGCTGATGGTGTTGCGCATACATGCATGCTGTACCGGCTGGTTATTCTGGATCTTCAGGTGCCTGCCCCTGTGGTTTCTATCTCAGAGGTTCCGGTCAAACAGTTCTTTCTGGCTGACGTCAGCACCTCACTGTTGTGTTTAGACGTCTCACTGCTCCTGCTGTTAACCCCTGAGGGCTCTGGGAtatgtctgcctctctctctgccctttaAAGGTTGTGCTCATCTTAAGCAAGCACTGAAAAAATAGAAACGGCCACATTCTTCTGTAAACTGTGAGGGTTATGGTTCCCAGTCATGCTTGATAGGAATCGGACGATTTATACTGGGAGGTTTTGTCATCAAGATGTGAGATAGTTCCAGTTAACATCTTTTATCGTTTAGCGTTCTCACGTTAAGTTCACAAAACGACTGAGGACTGTTATGGAGAAGGCTGCTGATTTAGGTTTGGGCATCACTCGAATCGCAGCGTTGTCAGGGGTATGTTTACATGATACTCATATATAaactgtatgagtgtgttttttatgatgtGATCATGGCGACTgcctttgtttttgtgctgacCAATGATCAAATGTCATTTCATTACAGGACAGAGAGCTGCGGCCAGAGGAAATGGATGGTAGGTTTCACCTTTACTGGAGTTAAGCACTCACACAAAATGTATCGTAAAACTATTGCTTGACAGGTTTGTCAAAGCTTTTTATAGAACAAAAGGGGAGACAGGTTTTAAGTATTTACATATTAGTTGACAGTTAATGTTCTGgtacattttctgttatttctaaACAGAATTGCGCGACGCTTTCAAAGAGTTTGACAAGGACAAGGATGGTTTCATCAGCTGCAAAGACCTGGGAAACTGTATGAGAACCATGGGATACATGCCCACTGAAATGGAGCTGATTGAGCTGAGCCAACAGATAAACATGAACTGTAAGGACCCACCTGTTTCGTGCATCTACGTGTCATGCATTCAACTGTATCCTGTATGTGTATTGTGGTTTGAAATTCTGTGCCAAAATCTTTTTTGTCAAGTGGGAGGTCATGTTGATTTTGAGGATTTCGTAGAGTTGATGGGTCCAAAACTCCTCGCTGAAACGGCTGACATGATCGGAATAAAGGAGCTAAAAGATGCATTCAGAGAGGTAAGAGGTCTACTTCCCATAGCTCTGGTCATGTTGATATTTACTAATtgcatcttcatcatcagtgttGTTCCTCTGCTTTTTGTTCTCAGTTTGACACTAATGGAGATGGTGCCATAAGCACATCCGAGCTCCGAGATGCAATGAGAAAGCTGTTGGGCCAACAGGTAAGATCATAAAGTCAACATTTCTAATACCTCTTTAAAAATAAGCAGGTATATGCTAAAATGTAGAATGGAATGtagattgtatccattcccattccAGACTAAGgaagatgttagtgggtgttagtaGGTTCTTTGACCAGTGAAAACAGGACTTTAAATGAGTGTGGGGCTCCACTCTGCTTACCTATTTTTTTCCAGGTGGGTCTAAAGGAAGTAGAAGATATCCTGCGGGATGTTGACTTAAATGGAGACGGGCTTGTTGACTTTGAAGGTAAAGCAGCTTCAGCAAACTACTTATTTATTCAAGGTATCCTGGGAAGTGTGGTGCAACGGCTGCATTCTGtcatcctccccctctctctctctctccacagagtTTGTACGAATGATGTCTCGCTGAGGTCACAAAAAGATCGGTCCTGAATGTGAAGCTGTGTCCTTCTCTGTACTTGACCGAGTACGACAGAGGACCATGCTGAGATCTTCTGAGCCGTCCCAATCTGAATCAAACTGGAATCACATTTCCTTGAATGTTACGGAGAAAAGCGTCACCTCTCACTTTCAATCAATAAGTGTTCTTCCTGAAAAGTCTCCGGTTCGAGTGAGGCGAAATTTGCTGTAGCCTAGCTGATGATTGTTCAATTTAGGTTTTTGCACTTTAATTCTCACTAAATAACTTCCTGTGTGGATAGAATGCTGGTGTCTCGTCTCCTCTTCTACGTGGCTAATATAAGTGTTTCGCATAACGTCGCCTTATGTGAATATCACAGTCAGGATTAGAGAATTAATGCCTATAGAAAAGATTGAGAAGACTGTTAAACGTTACGTTTCATTTCCACACAGTATGTGTTATATTAGAAGTTATAAGTGGAATGTCCTTTGTGTGACACTGGTGCTCCACCAAGGAACCAACGTGGTAATATCACACCTGTATTGTAACCGTGTGACCATCTGTGATTTCTCACTGTGCCAGTCCAGTAAACAGAAGCATCAACTGTCTGACAGCTACATGCAATGAAACAGCAGATCTCTGAAATCGATGAGCAGCAGAACTCAGAAATACAGTTCATATACAGTATCTCATTCTGCATGGTCTGGATCAGGGACAGTTGAAAAAccatttaaaggagacatatggggctttttatcagtttttctttcctctagtgtgttttaaagagccacagaaaacactgcttcTGAAGCTCCTCGTCACCAGTTAAAACCAGTTAAAGCGAGAGCAGAGGTCAATATTTCctacaggagctgcagcattggCCAATATGAGGAATTTATGAACATGAATAATTGCAttatatgtctcctttaaaaagaTGCATAGCTCTCTTTCAAAAGCCAGAACACCAAAGTGCTCAGTGACACTAGCCTGCTGTGGTTTGCAGCATCCAATGCAGTGTAAATGGAGCCTCTCCACACTGTCTGACAGCGCTCACAGGTTTGAATTCCTGTAATCTGTAACCTTGCTTTGGGAACAAGTAATGTCAGTTTTCAAAAAATCACCACGACCCTGTCTGTGAACACACCGTAGGAATGACATTTGTTGACTGTATATGCAGTGGATGTGATTATGTTGTACCTGTACTGTATGTCAGTGTCAATATGAATCTAGTTGTGGTAATGTTCCACACATCCGTGTTGTCGAAGCAATTTTTATGCATGCCAAAGAGAGAAATTTATTAAATTTAGTAtgcacattacatttttttgtctaaGGAAGTAAATACAATAATTTCGCCAAGTTgactgtataaaaaaataaaaggtgtcTACATTTGAGCCCCCTTTTCCCGTGGTGAAATTATCAAAGAAAATAGAGGAGCAATATGGTAGAAAGTGGCTCTGCGTCTGTTATTTAGAAATCCAATGAAAATATACTATGCTTACTCAAGTACATCGacagtttttttgttatgaACCTTAATTTTCAAAGAATTTTCTTTGTGTCTATtttttcaatcaggagagacttcgATTCAATGGTTTAACAATAATTTAttgacacatgcacagagaaagtgatgtgaatgttaTAAGTCTTTACGTTTTAGACCCCTATGTGATatcatcaggattagaagggggtggagcagaacGTAGTAAAGGATTCCACCCAGGGGACTAGACACTGGTTTGACAGTTTGACAGTAGCCgcatgattggctggaagagaATGTGGCAGAATCTGATTGGCCGTTTAGAAatgcccacaatcagctgatcattaagcaaagatgagagagagaattgaGATTGATTGAACGGGGtaaagtcttcctgactgaacttagGCTGAGCTTCATTAAAGTCCAGATGTCATTATCAGCATATTGGTACATCACTATGCTGTCACAGCACGTCATGAGGTCAAACCTCATCATATCTATTTTTCATATAAGTCACTAAGACTAAGGGTTGGGTACATTGTATTGTGCAGGAATCCTGCACAGTGATGGTTTTGCAGTTATTGTGCAacaggacaaacacagatgcatcACTGTGCAGGTCACAAAGTGAAAATTACTGTATTGTATTGTGCTGTGTCCCGTGTGTGACCTAATAATATGACTAATTTAGATTTGATGAAAGATTTCTGTCTGCTACACACATGTTTGGTGGTTAAAAGACATATTAGGTAGCGACAAAGTATTCTTCAATTACATAACAAAGTCACCTTCTTCTGCTTTATTAGGGCAACGGTGACAACAGGAATTTACAAGCCACTGcagtacatttatttcactgttaaGTTTAGACTATTTGGTAACAGCATTGTAAAAGAAGTTAACCTTTTACAATACACCGCCCCACGCTTTGGCCTTGGTTGCTCTACATtaggtttgtttttgtatccGTATTTGGCTTAGTCTTGACACAACTTTGACAAattatacattatttaaaagCTCTTTGTTTCTTAATTATCTCTGTGTAAAGCATTTTAGGATCCACATATAACTGCAAATGAGAGAATTTGTTCAGACCTGCTGAAATAGCTTCAAAGTGTTTTCCACACAAAATGTTTGACTACGGGCCAGATTGCTGCTATGTTTGTGTCTCGGTCAATCTGATCTTTCGGTTGTAAAATAGGGGGGAAAAGGGTCACCTTTTTATTTCAGGTACATTATATGTCAGGGTCTGGTAACAGGTTCAAATGATAAACCGGCAGTAATATTAACACTAAAATGTTGAGTGCAAGCCTCAGTTTTCATccagaaagaacagaggagattGTTGCAGGCATAGCGACACCCACAACTAAACTGCATGTACTCCACACGCTGCCTCTGGGCCACTTCTGGAGGAACATGAGgttaaagcagcagcaacaaacgTTTGCACTCCCAAATATAAAGCCCATAAGAACTTTAAACATTATTAGTTTTTGTATCAAATCAAGTCAATTTTAATATGCATGTTTGGTTCATTTTATGAATAGAGGGCAgttttactgtatgtttatACCAGTGCTGTGTAAGGTAAAAAAGCAAATACCTGTCACCCACAGAAGTAATGCTGTTGCCATAGCAACTATCTCCATTCATTCCTTTCTTACCAGCTCTCTAGTGCACCGTGTGCGCACGCTGCGTTGGACCCCCCTGATTGGACAAGACTCGGACCgtgtcaaagagagagagggtgggggtaCATGAAGATAAGAGTTATTAAATAACATTgttttacacagacacacacgcacgcacgcacgcacgcacgcatgcacacacacacacacacatacacaatttACAAGaataatatagaaaataagAATAATGGAGATAAAAAAATTATGCACACATTGTAAGTGTATCGAGATGAGCTATACTAGCCCTTTTTACCTTAAACCATTTGTAGCTATTAATTATCAGTTAATATTAGTTTTTAGCTATTGATGCTTATGAATGTTAGACCTTCACTTAAGAGAATGTATAGTGGTAAAGCAAGGAAGTTTTATAAGGATAAATCCAAATTCTTGTTATTTTGATTCATGTTCCCCTTTTTGTAGGTCCAGTGTATGGAGATTTGTTATCAAAGGTGTGTTTTAAGAATCTGAATCAAAATCCAGTTTTATTGCCAATCAGTTTTACACGaacaaggaatttgctgtggtgaaTTTATGCAagtataaatgtaaaaaatataaaaataggacacaaaatttaatattaaaaatactataagcaccagggagggattgtgcaatacGTTGTAGGTAAACACTAGAGACTGGCCTGTGCAAAGTACAGATAGTACGTTATTTGCCATGGGAAGTTAGAGTGTCaaagtgtcacagtcacaggcagGGACATCAGTGCAGTCCAGTGTATTGGTGTAGGATCACCTGAAGGGTTCACTGCCTGGTACCTTCTGAGAAACTCATTGTGCCAATAATCAAGAGTGAAATAATGAGTCAAGGACACTTTTGAATTTGGCTTAAATTGATCGTCTTCACTTACTGTCATACTGTCGGAAAAAAAGACATGGAGCATTTTTCAAAtaatgttggtgttttttatGCCAAATATGGGACACATTTCGCCATAGACACAGTGGCAAAGTCTTCTGCCACCATGGGTCTCCCAACACAACCGATGACGATTGTTCACATTCAGCAGTTCACCGTTTACCAAAAATATGAGTGTTTAGTGATCAGTGCTCTTTTAACGCACTCATTCACAACACTGCTGAatacacactgaacatttaaatatttgatcccaactttgtgtttgtgtttggttttcttacaaataaaaatacagtcaATAActtgaatataataaaatataagaattatattttattatattcaagTTATTGACTGTTGTATATCCCCCTTGACAACATTAATATTGTCTTTGTATATGCTCTCTGTGACTGATTTTGGTATGTTTCaatcaaaaaataataacaataatgttcAGAGGTGCGGAGTAATAACGTAGAAATACTTTgatactgtacttaagtagatttttcaggtaTGTGTAGTTTACCTGAGTAACTATTTTTTTGAAGACTTTTTACATTTACTCCgtacaattttaaataaacctgTACTTTCTAATCCTTAAAATTTCCAAACAGGCTGGTTACTTTTAAGGTTTTAACATAAATGTACAATAACCCAGAAAAGATGATTCCTTGCTGTATATCCATTCGTGCATATCATGCAAAACCTCCACAAAACGCTAAAGACTTGATGATCAAGATGAAACAGACAGAAGAGAGTCAACTGCAGAGAAGAGGCACAGCACATATGTCAATGACAAGGAGTAACAAcattgaagaaagtgaagaatcagcCAACATCCCTAATAATATCGACAATGTCCACAACGCagcatggaaaaaaaacattcccttTCCCTGGCCTTATTTAAATTAagaatactttattttattgtagcCTATACATTTCCTCCTGGACAAATTTGTATGCTCACACTTGCTTTAACCCCTGTTTGCaatatatagttttttattatttgaattgaACGCAGTGGGGtttaattgaaatataaattaaactatattaatgagtctcagtttgctttgcacagattAAATGGCCCTCAGAGGGGTACTTGTTACTGTCATACATGAGTACACTTTAGAGCCTTtatttttacttgagtaaagaggATCAATCAATACacatacttttacttgagtcaTTTCTGACACAAGTGTCTTTACTTCTACATGAGTAAAGAATGTTCCACCTCTGATCATGTCAGACCATGACCAGTCCTAGAAGGGGGCGTTGACCCAAACTGAGGTCTCTGCCTGACAGGCTGAACTCAGGGCACAAAATACTCCAACTTCCTACTTGACGTGTAAAAGAGACGCAGGGCCTCTTCAGTGCACGTGTCTGTCAATCAAACTCAGAATAGAGACATGCAGTGTTGTGAAAAACCGCAACATGTCggagtgtttcattttcttaGTGAACACACTCAAACTGGCTCTTTGTGCACAGTTATAACGAAGTAGTCTGTGATTGGTCCGTGATGCGGAAGCTCGTGTTGAGTGGCTCAGGAAACCTCCACAGAGAGGACGTGATTCGACGGAGCACCCGTCACTCATCGGTCACGGGGAGTCTCAAGTTAGGTAGCGCCGTCCCGCCCCCTGCACACTGGCTGAGCCAATGCTAGTTAGAATCCACACATTGAATGAAAGTCagtgtagcagcagcagaagcagcagaagcagcagcaggaggctgtGATCCCAGAATATCTGCACCCTCCACTCATCTGACAGCTTGTAGAGCGGGCAGCCGGTGACACTGTGTCCGCGCAGAGAGGAGAACGCGTTGGCAGAACAAAGACTCAGATTGTCGGTGAAACGGGAAGAAGGTAGGATACATTTGCATGAGCGTTAGCCAGCTGGGCTCCCATAGACCAAGTATTACTGGTTAGACAGGTAGCTAGCTAGCGTTACTCACTGCTAATGTCTCGATATTCTTCACTGCTTGACTAAATAATACGCACGTGGTAACATTATGTCGCGAATCTGTCGACGTGAAGCTGTTTATAATAAAACTGtcatttcctgtgtctctgtgtgcttCTGTGCTAATGCTACTACCGGTGTTGGTGCTGTAAACGTTAGCATACTGGCTAACTCTGAGATATCACGTTGCATGTCACCACGACGAGCTTCGATAGCCCCTTACGCTAACCGTGTGTGGGCAATGTAACATACGGAAGGGTTAGCGCTTGGGTTTGCTGCACGCAGCCAGGTACCGAcgctgtctgtgtctgtgtgcaggacAGGGCTGTGCGGGGCAATGCAGCGGGTCACGGCGCACCTCG includes:
- the cabp1a gene encoding calcium-binding protein 1a isoform X3, which codes for MAWPSAGRLYDRELRPEEMDELRDAFKEFDKDKDGFISCKDLGNCMRTMGYMPTEMELIELSQQINMNLGGHVDFEDFVELMGPKLLAETADMIGIKELKDAFREFDTNGDGAISTSELRDAMRKLLGQQVGLKEVEDILRDVDLNGDGLVDFEEFVRMMSR